One window of the Candidatus Hydrogenedentota bacterium genome contains the following:
- a CDS encoding response regulator, giving the protein MNSERVILLVEDNPDDEALTIRALRRSNIANRIEVCRNGQDAVDRILSESPDHATPCVVLLDLKLPKLDGLEVLRQIRANARTRMIPVVVLTSSSEEEDIVDSYSLGANSYVRKPVEFDDFFRAVGQLGLYWLVVNEPFPDSR; this is encoded by the coding sequence ATGAACTCCGAACGCGTCATCCTACTCGTGGAAGACAATCCTGACGATGAAGCGCTTACCATTCGTGCACTGCGACGGAGCAACATTGCCAATCGAATTGAGGTCTGCAGAAACGGGCAAGACGCCGTTGATCGCATACTTTCAGAATCACCGGACCACGCAACGCCGTGTGTTGTGTTGCTTGATCTCAAACTGCCGAAATTGGATGGGCTTGAGGTGCTCCGTCAGATACGCGCGAATGCGCGGACACGAATGATCCCCGTGGTTGTCTTAACGTCGTCAAGCGAAGAGGAGGACATTGTCGATAGTTATAGTCTCGGCGCCAATAGTTATGTCCGTAAGCCGGTGGAATTCGATGACTTCTTTCGAGCGGTCGGCCAGCTCGGGTTATACTGGTTAGTGGTGAATGAGCCTTTCCCCGATTCGAGGTAG
- a CDS encoding response regulator: MSEPLRVLIVEDNEDDALLIMRQLRSQGFDVSWERVQTTSDMRSALQTRPWDVVISDFHLPKITVQQALEVLKRSTLDLPFIVVSGTIGEETAVEMMKAGCHDYLMKDRLMRLPEVVRRELREARIRAERRKTDEVLRQRNEQLRGIAAHIPGVVCQFKISPDEPIAVSYVSERCSEVLGLPDNPIAFLEQFRGQLPASDRQRFDQSLRDAAAAFRNWNFDGRLDAEDGNTKWIKGMASPSRSEDAVVLNGILLDVTEQQKISEQLSQAQRVESVGRLAAGVAHDFNNMLTPILGYAEMLISEGNSPERQREQLLEIKLAAERAQELTRQLLAFGRRQTLQIRPVDLNVIIAGMEKLLRRTLQESVSLRITLHPKPCTILADTGQVEQILMNLAINAQDAMPDGGTLNIEVSQAELDETYRENHPVAITGSYGALIVSDTGYGMSEETRRQIFEPFFSTKGEMGTGMGLATVYGIVKQHGGLIWVYSELGKGTTFKVYLPASSLQSTPAANKGPALKELRGSETVILVEDNQMVRDLATAVLERQGYTVLAANGGPEALTLLGRNSESVRLIVTDVVMPGMNGQQLYREASRLCPGIKVLFMSGYTGNVIAQHGILEGGTAFIQKPFSVQGLAAKVREVLADS, translated from the coding sequence ATGAGTGAGCCTTTGCGTGTACTGATCGTCGAAGACAACGAAGACGATGCGCTGCTAATCATGCGGCAATTGCGAAGTCAGGGGTTTGATGTTTCTTGGGAACGCGTTCAGACGACCTCGGATATGAGATCAGCGCTTCAGACTCGTCCCTGGGACGTAGTGATTTCGGACTTTCACTTGCCAAAGATCACGGTGCAGCAGGCGCTGGAAGTACTTAAGCGCAGCACCCTGGATCTTCCTTTCATTGTCGTCTCCGGAACCATCGGCGAAGAGACCGCGGTCGAAATGATGAAGGCGGGCTGCCACGATTACCTGATGAAGGACCGCCTGATGCGGCTTCCCGAAGTTGTTCGGCGTGAGTTGCGCGAAGCGCGTATACGAGCCGAGCGGCGCAAGACAGACGAAGTGCTGCGTCAGCGCAATGAGCAGTTGCGCGGGATTGCGGCCCATATTCCGGGAGTAGTCTGCCAATTCAAGATCTCACCCGACGAACCGATCGCCGTTTCCTATGTGAGTGAACGTTGCTCGGAAGTCTTGGGGCTTCCCGACAACCCCATTGCCTTCTTGGAGCAGTTTCGTGGGCAGCTCCCGGCAAGCGATCGGCAGCGCTTCGACCAGTCGTTACGCGATGCGGCAGCGGCTTTCCGGAACTGGAATTTTGACGGACGGTTGGACGCGGAAGACGGCAATACGAAATGGATCAAAGGGATGGCCAGTCCATCGCGATCCGAAGACGCGGTTGTGTTAAACGGGATCTTATTGGATGTTACCGAGCAACAGAAGATTTCGGAGCAGTTGAGCCAGGCGCAAAGAGTGGAATCGGTGGGGCGGCTTGCCGCAGGGGTTGCGCACGATTTCAACAACATGTTGACACCGATCCTTGGGTATGCGGAGATGCTGATATCCGAGGGGAATAGTCCTGAAAGGCAACGGGAGCAATTACTCGAAATCAAGCTAGCCGCGGAACGCGCTCAGGAGCTGACGCGCCAACTCCTGGCGTTCGGCCGCAGGCAGACGCTTCAAATCAGGCCCGTCGATCTGAATGTCATTATTGCAGGGATGGAGAAGTTGCTTCGGAGGACTTTGCAGGAGAGCGTTTCGCTGCGGATTACGCTCCATCCGAAGCCATGTACGATTCTGGCGGACACGGGGCAGGTCGAGCAGATTCTCATGAACCTGGCCATAAACGCCCAGGATGCGATGCCCGACGGCGGAACGCTCAACATTGAGGTGTCTCAGGCTGAACTGGATGAGACATATCGTGAGAATCACCCCGTTGCCATCACGGGATCCTATGGGGCGCTTATCGTCAGTGACACGGGTTATGGAATGAGTGAGGAGACCCGGAGGCAGATTTTCGAGCCTTTCTTCTCGACAAAAGGCGAGATGGGTACGGGAATGGGCCTGGCTACCGTCTATGGAATCGTGAAGCAACATGGCGGGTTGATCTGGGTATACAGCGAACTCGGTAAAGGAACGACGTTCAAGGTCTACCTACCCGCGTCTTCGCTTCAGTCCACTCCAGCAGCAAACAAAGGGCCTGCACTGAAGGAACTGCGAGGCTCCGAGACCGTCATTCTTGTAGAAGACAATCAGATGGTCCGGGATCTCGCCACCGCGGTACTGGAACGGCAAGGTTACACGGTACTCGCAGCGAACGGGGGGCCGGAAGCGCTGACTCTACTGGGGCGGAATTCCGAGTCAGTCCGGTTGATCGTCACAGATGTCGTCATGCCTGGCATGAACGGTCAACAACTCTACCGAGAGGCATCAAGACTCTGTCCTGGGATCAAGGTCCTATTCATGTCTGGCTATACGGGCAACGTCATCGCGCAGCACGGCATTCTCGAAGGCGGCACGGCCTTCATTCAGAAGCCCTTCTCGGTTCAAGGTCTTGCTGCCAAAGTACGCGAAGTGCTTGCGGATTCGTAG